The following nucleotide sequence is from Streptomyces leeuwenhoekii.
CATGACCTGGGCGGAGGCGCCACCGCCGATGTCCAGGAAGTTGGCGGGCTTGACGTTGCCGTGCTTCTCACCGGCGTACGCGACGACGTCCAGGGTGCTCATGACGAGACCCGCGCCGTTGCCGATGATGCCGACCTCGCCGTCGAGCTTGACGTAGTTGAGGTTCTTCTCCTTGGCCGCGGCCTCGAGCGGGTTGGCCGCGGCCTTGTCGTGGAGCTCCTCGTACTCGGGGTGACGGAACTCGGCGTTGTCGTCGAGCGACACCTTGCCGTCGAGGGCGATGACGTCACCGGAGGCGACCTTCGCGAGCGGGTTGACCTCGACGAGGAGGGCGTCCGACTTGATGAAGGTGTCCCACAGCTTGACGAGGACGTTCACGACCTTGTCGGCGACCTCGGCCGGGAACTTGGCGGCCTCGACGATCTCGCGGGCCTTGGCCTCGTCCACACCGTCGATCGCGTCGATCGCGATCTTGGCGACGGCCTCGGGGCGGGTGGCCGCCACCTCCTCGATCTCCATGCCGCCCTCGACGGAGGCGATGGAGAGGAAGGTGCGGTTGGCACGGTCGAGGAGGAAGGAGACGTAGTACTCCTCGACGATCTCCGGAGCCGTCTCGGCGATCATCACCTTGTGGACCGTGTGGCCCTTGATGTCCATGCCGAGGATGTCCGTCGCGCGGGCGACGGCCTCGTCCGGGGTGGCGGCCAGCTTCACGCCGCCGGCCTTGCCGCGACCACCGACCTTCACCTGCGCCTTGACGACGGACTTGCCGCCCAGCCGCTCGGTGATCTCGCGCGCCGCCTCAGGCGTGTCGATGACTTCACCGGCCAGCACCGGTACATCGTGCTTGGCGAAGAGGTCCCTCGCCTGGTACTCGAACAGGTCCACGCGCTTCCGTCCCTATCAGTGATCTCGCGGTTCGTTGGATGCGTGGGCGTGCCGCGAAGGGCAACGTGACGACCGCATGTGTCACAAGGGAAGCGCACACGGTGTCCGAGCGCGCGGCATGTCCGTCTCGCAGGTTATCGCCGCTTGGCAGGGCTCTCTAAATCACATCTCACACGTGAGCGGTGATACCTGTCACATGATGCCGGACTTCCTGGCACCGCGTGCCGATGCCGTGCCGGTGCGGGGCGGGTGCCGTGCCGGTGGGGTGCCGCTGCGGCGCCCGTGCCGTGGGGGGCCTCACCGGGCTGGGGTTCGCCCGGTGAGGCCCGTTCAACAGCCCCGGGGGGCCGCGCGCTTCCGCGCGGTCCCCGGGGTGCGGCGGCCGGTACC
It contains:
- the sucC gene encoding ADP-forming succinate--CoA ligase subunit beta; its protein translation is MDLFEYQARDLFAKHDVPVLAGEVIDTPEAAREITERLGGKSVVKAQVKVGGRGKAGGVKLAATPDEAVARATDILGMDIKGHTVHKVMIAETAPEIVEEYYVSFLLDRANRTFLSIASVEGGMEIEEVAATRPEAVAKIAIDAIDGVDEAKAREIVEAAKFPAEVADKVVNVLVKLWDTFIKSDALLVEVNPLAKVASGDVIALDGKVSLDDNAEFRHPEYEELHDKAAANPLEAAAKEKNLNYVKLDGEVGIIGNGAGLVMSTLDVVAYAGEKHGNVKPANFLDIGGGASAQVMANGLEIILGDPDVKSVFVNVFGGITACDEVANGIVQALKLLEDRGEEVTKPLVVRLDGNNAELGRQILTDANHPLVQRVDTMDGAADKAAELAAAAK